In Desulfovibrio inopinatus DSM 10711, a genomic segment contains:
- a CDS encoding MerR family transcriptional regulator codes for MELLTLKNIAKKLGRPESTLRWWRDRFAEYVPWSGEGRTRMYPPEAVKVFAFIEKAYKRGDNATQIKAGLSQRFPVDTSTAMAQYRSKSATQRQGNDLVPMDMAGMILDQREAIAMLTQRLAQQEAAFKADIDQEREARLALENKLGVLEAELVAGKRRQREFEAHMADKIKEKS; via the coding sequence ATGGAACTTCTGACCCTGAAAAACATCGCCAAGAAGCTAGGCCGTCCTGAATCCACATTGCGTTGGTGGAGAGATCGGTTCGCCGAGTACGTTCCTTGGAGCGGTGAAGGCCGTACCAGAATGTACCCGCCAGAGGCCGTAAAAGTCTTTGCGTTCATCGAAAAAGCTTACAAACGCGGTGATAACGCGACGCAAATTAAGGCGGGTCTATCCCAACGATTCCCGGTTGATACGTCTACAGCAATGGCGCAGTATCGCAGTAAGTCGGCAACACAGCGGCAAGGCAATGATCTTGTGCCCATGGACATGGCTGGGATGATCCTGGACCAGCGAGAAGCTATCGCAATGTTGACGCAACGATTGGCTCAGCAGGAAGCAGCTTTCAAGGCTGATATCGACCAGGAACGAGAGGCCCGCTTGGCGCTTGAAAACAAGCTGGGGGTGTTGGAAGCCGAGCTTGTGGCGGGCAAGCGAAGGCAACGTGAGTTCGAGGCCCACATGGCAGACAAGATTAAGGAGAAATCCTAG
- a CDS encoding replication initiation protein, whose product KTYTRIKMASKQLMSRVIEVKKETGWALYNVFLKAEYNNKDGCIHVQFHPDMKEHYLNLNEHFTKYSLYEYLMLPSTYSQRLFEILKSWDDQPDFIISVEELQDILFVPDSHRKDYAAFRRRVLEKAHKDIHKHTSLRYEWEPIKTKNKVTSIRFIFSKKKVEEKKRKDTSTVNNRTVLAAKRCFESGTCNPTRSKKCEVCRRYFKSSV is encoded by the coding sequence AAAAACATATACAAGAATTAAAATGGCATCAAAACAACTGATGTCACGTGTTATAGAGGTCAAAAAAGAAACAGGATGGGCTCTATATAATGTGTTCTTAAAGGCTGAATACAACAACAAGGATGGATGCATACATGTCCAGTTTCATCCTGATATGAAAGAGCACTACCTAAATCTAAATGAACATTTCACTAAATACTCTTTGTATGAATATTTAATGCTGCCATCTACTTACAGCCAAAGACTTTTTGAAATATTAAAATCTTGGGATGATCAACCAGACTTCATTATTTCTGTAGAAGAACTGCAAGATATTCTTTTTGTGCCAGATTCGCACAGGAAAGACTATGCTGCGTTCCGTCGCCGTGTACTTGAGAAGGCACACAAAGACATACATAAGCATACTTCACTACGCTACGAGTGGGAACCGATCAAAACAAAAAATAAAGTAACTTCAATACGATTTATATTCTCAAAAAAGAAAGTTGAAGAGAAGAAGCGTAAAGATACGAGCACAGTAAACAACAGAACAGTGCTTGCGGCCAAGAGGTGCTTTGAATCCGGCACGTGCAACCCGACCAGGTCGAAGAAGTGTGAGGTCTGCCGTAGATACTTCAAAAGTTCTGTATAG